A part of Catharus ustulatus isolate bCatUst1 chromosome 8, bCatUst1.pri.v2, whole genome shotgun sequence genomic DNA contains:
- the C8H10orf143 gene encoding uncharacterized protein C10orf143 homolog, translating to MAAGPVRGRRGALGPGGAGEPECKRVCQLLDTLPREAAAQLMDCAMDLDSRQKFLPDPAPWAARTKHNSVILENHGSKGSAQPCPRCVAGESGHFSHILDL from the exons ATGGCCGCGGGGCCCGTGCGGGGCCGGCGCGGGGCGCTCGGGCCGGGGGGAGCCGGAGAACCGGAATGT AAGCGAGTGTGCCAGCTGCTGGACACCCTTCCACGggaggctgcagcccagctcatGGACTGTGCCATGGATTTGGATTCCAggcagaaattcctgcctgaccctgctccctgggctgcaaGGACAAAGCACAATTCCGTG ATTTTGGAAAATCACGGGAGCAaaggctctgcccagccctgcccgagATGTGTTGCTGGAGAATCT GGCCACTTCAGTCACATCCTGGACTTATAG
- the GLRX3 gene encoding glutaredoxin-3 encodes MAGAVAAAGSAEQFQQLLQRPDRSLVVVHFWAPWAPQCAQMNEVMAALAREHSQVTFVQLEAEAVPEVSEKYGISSVPTFLFFKDSQKVDRLDGAHAPELTQKVQRHAAGAAPTPSNASSAQEQLHVRLRTLINAAPCMLFMKGSPREPRCGFSKQIVEILDRHGVAFSTFDIFSDEEVRQGLKTFSQWPTYPQLYVGGELIGGLDIVKELEASGELDTICPKIQKLEDRLKSLINKAPVMLFMKGNKQMAKCGFSKQILEIMNNTGVDYETFDILEDEEVRQGLKSFSNWPTYPQLYVKGELVGGLDIVKELKESGELLPVLKGEN; translated from the exons ATGGCGGGCGCGGTGGCGGCCGCGGGCTCCGCCGAGCagttccagcagctgctgcagcggCCGGACAG gtccctggTTGTGGTGCACTTCTGGGCGCCGTGGGCTCCGCAGTGCGCGCAGATGAACGAGGTGATGGCAGCGCTGGCCCgggagcacagccaggtcaCCTTCGTGCAG cTGGAAGCTGAGGCTGTGCCTGAAGTGTCTGAAAAATATGGAATTAGTTCTGTTCCAACGTTCTTGTTCTTTAAG GACTCCCAGAAGGTGGACAGGCTGGACGGAGCCCACGCTCCCGAGCTGACACAGAAGGTGCAGCGACAcgcggccggcgctgcccccaCGCCCAGCaatgccagcagtgcccaggagcagctccatgtccgCCTCAGGACGCTCATCAACGCTGCCCCCTGCATGCTCTTCATGAAGGGCTCTCCCAGGGAGCCCCGCTGtg GCTTCAGCAAGCAGATAGTGGAGATCCTGGACAGGCACGGCGTGGCCTTCAGCACCTTTGACATTTTCTCTGATGAGGAAGTTCGGCAGGGACTCAAAACCTTCTCCCAGTGGCCGACCTACCCCCAGCTGTACGTGGGGGGCGAGCTCATCGGGGGGCTGGACATCGTCAAg gagctggaggcgTCAGGGGAGCTGGACACGATCTGCCCAAAGATTCAGAAACTGGAGGACAG gCTCAAATCCTTGATCAACAAAGCTCCTGTGATGCTGTTTATGAAGGGAAACAAACAG atGGCAAAATGTGGCTTCAGCAAACAAATCCTGGAAATCATGAACAACACTGG tgtGGATTATGAAACCTTTGACATCCTGGAAGACGAGGAG GTGCGCCAGGGTCTGAAATCCTTCTCCAACTGGCCCACGTACCCACAGCTGTACGTGAAGGGGGAGCTGGTGGGGGGGCTGGACATCGTCAAG GAGCTGAAGGAAAGTGGGGAATTGCTACCTGTGCTGAAGGGGGAGAATTGA